One stretch of Halichoerus grypus chromosome 8, mHalGry1.hap1.1, whole genome shotgun sequence DNA includes these proteins:
- the LOC118529637 gene encoding olfactory receptor 4F3/4F16/4F29: protein MDGRNHSVVSEFVFLGFTHSWEVQLLLLVVSSVLYVASMTGNILIVFSVTIDPHLHPPMYFLLASLSFIDLGACSATSPKMIYDLFRKHKVISFGGCIAQIFFIHVIGGVEMVLLIAMAFDRYVAICKPLHYLTIMSPRMCILFLGAAWALGIIHSLFQLAFIVNLPFCGPNVLDSFYCDLPRLLRLACTDTYRLQFMVTVNSGFLCVGSFFTLLISYIFILFTVWKHSSGGSSKALSTLSAHITVVLLFFGPTMFVYTWPHPNSHMDKFLDIFDAVLTPFLNPVIYTFRNKDMKAAMKRVCRQLVIYRKIS from the coding sequence ATGGATGGAAGGAATCACTCGGTTGTGTCTGAGTTTGTGTTTCTGGGATTCACTCATTCATGGGAGGTCCAGCTTCTCCTCCTGGTGGTCTCCTCTGTGCTTTATGTGGCAAGCATGACTGGAAACATCCTCATTGTGTTTTCTGTAACCATCGATCCTCACTTACATCCCCCCATGTACTTCCTACTGGCCAGTCTCTCTTTCATTGACTTGGGGGCCTGCTCTGCCACCTCACCCAAGATGATTTATGATCTTTTCAGAAAGCACAAAGTTATCTCCTTTGGAGGCTGCATTGCCCAGATCTTCTTCATCCACGTCATTGGTGGCGTGGAGATGGTGCTGCTCATTGCCATGGCCTTTGACAGATATGTTGCCATTTGTAAGCCTCTGCACTACTTGACCATCATGAGCCCGCGAATGTGCATTTTGTTTCTGGGGGCTGCTTGGGCCCTTGGCATTATTCACTCACTGTTCCAACTAGCATTTATTGTTAATTTACCCTTCTGTGGTCCTAATGTATTGGACAGCTTTTACTGTGACCTTCCTCGTCTCCTTAGACTAGCCTGTACAGATACCTACAGATTGCAGTTCATGGTGACTGTCAACAGTGGGTTCCTTTGTGTTGGCTCTTTCTTCACACTCCTCATCTCCTACATCTTCATCCTGTTTACTGTTTGGAAACATTCCTCAGGTGGTTCATCCAAAGCTCTTTCCACGCTGTCAGCTCACATCACTGTGGTCCTTTTGTTCTTTGGTCCAACCATGTTTGTCTATACATGGCCACATCCCAATTCACATATGGACAAATTTCTTGATATTTTTGATGCAGTTCTCACTCCTTTTCTGAATCCTGTCATCTACACATTCAGGAATAAAGACATGAAGGCAGCAATGAAGAGAGTATGCAGACAGCTAGTGATTTACAGGAAGATCTCATAG